One window of the Xiphophorus couchianus chromosome 12, X_couchianus-1.0, whole genome shotgun sequence genome contains the following:
- the sgsm1a gene encoding small G protein signaling modulator 1 isoform X2 produces MATIMAEAETRQKLLRTVKKEVKQIMEEAVTRKFVHEDSSHIVSFCAAVEACVLHGLKRRAAGFLRSNKIAALFMKVGKSFPPAEEFCRKAQELEQVMETKRSQSLQSQDSLRRMPRLPSLNPPGVKNLWIRTALFEKVLDRIVLYLVENSSKYYEKEAILMDPVDGPILASLLVGPCALEYTKMKTADHFWTDPSADELVQRHRIHSGICRQDSPTKRPALCIQKRHSSSSMDERPSPSPSAREYVESLHQNSRATLLFGKNNVLVQPRDDMEAIPGYLSLHQTADIMTLKWTPNQLMNGSVADLDYERSVYWDYAMTINLEEIVYLHCHQQVDSGGTVVLVSQDGIQRPPLRFPRGGHLLQFLSCLENGLLPHGQLDPPLWSQRGKGKVFPKLKKRVPLGSGSTESVSDKEEDEATDYVFRIIFPNSQSDFDLMDHGAALWQPSLRKSSCSSCSKGNFSDGAAHKGCNYERTPLKLLCDNMKYQIISRAFYGWLAYCRHLSTVRTHLSALVNHTIVAPNAPCDASGGLTADVWQTFLKDCTAYKEQELLRLVYFGGVDPSLRKEVWPFLLGHYQFGTSEEDRREVDEQMQASYEQTISEWLACEEVVREREKEQHAAALAKCSSVASVDSSSQRMTHHDSTVSNESHSSHSSDRESLARLQSDSSSSTQFFTSSHPFPWSSLLPFGLFFQVFESVEELDQPESESKTEEAKQLPKMPNGAVQNESSSPDSGHPSSRNFSITSGLSDGSFSTEDSSAPDASQRSTAAPPMSQSSAKAAVGEAEALTIESQVASEEKDKGVKWNPGTQDSTKSGNVKKEGERFEDKDPKMNIKESPQKHVPLKTEEASKHKEKNVTPIKDMEKLNTTVTFSQDKEKSKSLKDCEEEQILGASISGGVHSSSQKDETQALTESDESPSAIEMEAIPKAKVSMAPWSRRGHCETSSFSEDSATPADLKQEVEKLSPEGTESILSEPEMESLYPPFDSLPADENTKNEVTSQGATGSPYSQELLDLYTLNLHRIEKDVQRCDRNYWYFTPANLEKLRNVMCSYIWRHLDIGYVQGMCDLLAPLLVILDDEAKAFSCFSKLMKRMNQNFPHGGAMDTHFANMRSLIQILDSELFELMHQNGDYTHFYFCYRWFLLDFKRELVYDDVFAVWETIWAAKYASSSHFVLFIALALVEVYRDIILENNMDFTDIIKFFNEMAEHHNIKQILTLARDLVCKVQILIENK; encoded by the exons GTGAAGCAGATTATGGAGGAAGCTGTCACCAGGAAATTTGTTCATGAAGACAGCAGCCATATTGTGTCCTTTTGTG CTGCGGTGGAGGCATGTGTCCTGCATGGGCTCAAGCGGCGAGCGGCTGGCTTTCTGCGCAGCAACAAGATAGCAGCGCTCTTCATGAAGGTGGGCAAAAGCTTCCCCCCGGCGGAGGAGTTTTGCAGGAAGGCCCAGGAGTTGGAGCAGGTCATGGAGACAAA acGAAGTCAAAGCCTGCAGAGTCAAGACAGCCTTCGCAGGATGCCCCGGCTGCCGAGCCTCAACCCTCCTGGGGTCAAGAACCTGTGGATCAGGACGGCTCTGTTTGAGAAAGTGCTGGACAGGATTGTCCTTTACCTGGTGGAGAACAGCAG TAAATACTATGAGAAAGAAGCTATTCTGATGGACCCTGTGGATGGACCGATTCTGGCTTCGCTGTTAG TTGGACCCTGTGCTTTGGAGtacacaaagatgaagacagcTGATCACTTCTGGACCGACCCGTCTGCTGACGAGTTGGTTCAGAGACATCGCATCCACAGTGGCATCTGCAGGCAGGATTCTCCCACCAAGAGACCCGCGTTGTGT ATCCAGAAGCGacactccagcagcagcatggaTGAGCGCCCGTCGCCTTCCCCGTCAGCTCGAGAATATGTGGAGTCGCTTCATCAGAACAGCAGGGCCACGCTGCTTTTTGGCAAGAACAATGTGCTGGTGCAACCG AGGGATGACATGGAGGCTATCCCAGGTTACCTCTCTCTGCACCAAACTGCTGACATAATGACACTGAAGTGGACGCCCAATCAGCTCATGAACGGGTCTGTTGCAGACTTGGACTATGAACGCAG TGTATACTGGGACTATGCCATGACAATCAATTTAGAGGAAATAGTGTACTTGCACTGCCATCAACAAG TGGACAGTGGGGGGACGGTGGTGTTAGTCAGTCAGGATGGGATCCAAAGACCTCCACTTCGCTTCCCCAGAGGAGGACATTTGCTCCAGTTTCTGTCTTGTCTGGAGAACGGTCTGCTCCCTCACGGACAGCTGGACCCTCCTCTCTGGTCCCAGAGGGGAAAG GGGAAGGTGTTTCCCAAACTGAAGAAGAGAGTTCCTCTGGGATCTGGGTCCACAGAGTCAGTTTCTGACAAGGAGGAGGACGAAGCCACTGACTACGTCTTCCGCATCATCTTTCCAAACAGCCAGTCTGATTTTG ATCTGATGGATCACGGAGCTGCCCTGTGGCAGCCTAGTCTCAGGAAGTCTTCGTGTTCCTCCTGCTCCAAGGGGAACTTCTCTGACGGCGCTGCGCACAAAGGGTGCAACTATGAGAg GACTCCTCTGAAGCTGCTGTGTGACAACATGAAATATCAGATCATCTCCAGGGCGTTTTATGGAT GGCTGGCGTACTGCCGCCACCTGTCCACCGTGCGTACGCATCTCTCCGCCCTCGTCAACCACACCATTGTGGCGCCTAACGCGCCCTGCGACGCCTCCGGGGGGCTCACCGCAGACGTTTGGCAGACATTTCTTAAGGACTGCACC GCCTACAAAGAGCAGGAGCTGCTCCGCTTGGTCTACTTCGGCGGCGTGGACCCCTCGCTGCGTAAAGAGGTGTGGCCTTTCCTGCTGGGTCATTACCAGTTTGGGACGTCAGAGGAGGACAGGAGGGAG GTGGATGAACAAATGCAGGCTTCCTACGAGCAAACCATCAGCGAGTGGTTGGCATGTGAGGAGGTTGTCCGCGAGCGAGAGAAGGAGCAGCACGCTGCCGCTTTGGCAAAGTGCTCCTCTGTGGCGAGCGTGGACAGCTCCAGTCAGAGGATGACCCATCATGACTCCACTGTGAGCAACGAG TCTCATTCATCTCACAGCTCAGACAGGGAGAGTCTGGCTCGCCTCCAGAGTGAttccagcagcagcacacaG TTCTTCACATCCTCCCATCCCTTCCCCTGGAGTAGTCTGCTTCCCTTTGGCTTGTTCTTTCAGGTGTTTGAGTCCGTAGAGGAGCTGGACCAGCCAGAGTCGGAGTCCAAGACTGAAGAGGCCAAACAGTTGCCGAAGATGCCCAACGGAGCTGTGCAAAACGAGTCAAGCTCTCCCGACTCTGGGCATCCTTCTTCACGAAACTTCTCCATCACCTCTGGCCTCTCAGACGGCTCCTTCAGCACAgaggacagctccgcacctgaTGCGTCCCAGAGATCCACAGCTGCGCCTCCGATGTCGCAGAGCTCTGCCAAAGCTGCAGTGGGAGAGGCTGAAGCGTTGACAATCGAAAGCCAGGTGGCGAGTGAAGAGAAGGACAAAGGCGTCAAATGGAATCCTGGAACACAGGACAGCACAAAGtctggaaatgtgaaaaaggaagGAGAACGTTTTGAAGATAAAGACCCAAAAATGAACATTAAAGAAAGTCCTCAGAAACATGTTCCACTGAAGACTGAGGAAGCTtccaaacacaaagaaaaaaacgtgACACCAATTAAAGATAtggaaaaattaaacacaaccGTCACATTTTctcaagataaagaaaaatcaaaaagtcTTAAGGATTGTGAGGAGGAACAGATTCTGGGCGCCTCAATATCAGGAGGAGTTCACAGCTCGTCTCAGAAAGACGAGACCCAGGCTTTGACTGAGTCTGATGAGTCTCCTTCAGCCATAGAAATGGAGGCGATCCCCAAGGCCAAGGTTTCCATGGCGCCCTGGAGCAGGAGAGGACACTGTGAGACTTCTTCCTTCTCTGAGGATTCAGCAACTCCTGCGGATCTGAAGCAGGAGGTAGAAAAGCTCAGTCCCGAAGGAACAGAGTCCATCCTGTCGGAGCCGGAGATGGAGAGCCTTTACCCTCCCTTCGACTCTCTTCCAGCCGAcgaaaacacaaagaatgaaGTGACCTCTCAGGGAGCAACTGGGAGCCCTTACTCT CAAGAGCTTTTGGATTTATACACACTAAATCTGCACCGCATTGAGAAAGATGTCCAGCGGTGTGACAGGAATTACTGGTATTTCACTCCAGCCAACCTGGAGAAGCTGCGCAACGTCATGTGCAG CTACATCTGGAGGCACCTGGACATCGGATACGTACAGGGAATGTGTGACCTGCTGGCTCCTCTTTTAGTCATTCTTGATGACG AGGCCAAAGCTTTCAGCTGTTTCAGTAAACTCATGAAGAGAATGAATCAGAACTTTCCACACGGAGGAGCCATGGATACTCACTTTGCGAACATGCGCTCTCTAATCCAG ATCCTGGATTCTGAGCTGTTTGAGCTCATGCACCAGAACGGAGACTACACCCACTTCTACTTCTGCTACCGCTGGTTTCTGCTCGACTTCAAACGAG AGCTGGTTTATGATGACGTGTTTGCTGTCTGGGAAACCATTTGGGCCGCCAAGTATGCCTCATCAAGTCACTTTGTGCTCTTCATTGCCCTTGCTCTGGTGGAGGTATACAGGGACATCATCCTGGAGAACAACATGGACTTCACAGACATCATCAAGTTCTTCAATG AGATGGCTGAGCACCACAACATCAAGCAGATTTTGACCCTGGCCAGAGATCTGGTGTGCAAAGTGCAGATACTGATAGAAAACAAGTGA
- the sgsm1a gene encoding small G protein signaling modulator 1 isoform X3: MATIMAEAETRQKLLRTVKKEVKQIMEEAVTRKFVHEDSSHIVSFCAAVEACVLHGLKRRAAGFLRSNKIAALFMKVGKSFPPAEEFCRKAQELEQVMETKRSQSLQSQDSLRRMPRLPSLNPPGVKNLWIRTALFEKVLDRIVLYLVENSSKYYEKEAILMDPVDGPILASLLVGPCALEYTKMKTADHFWTDPSADELVQRHRIHSGICRQDSPTKRPALCIQKRHSSSSMDERPSPSPSAREYVESLHQNSRATLLFGKNNVLVQPRDDMEAIPGYLSLHQTADIMTLKWTPNQLMNGSVADLDYERSVYWDYAMTINLEEIVYLHCHQQVDSGGTVVLVSQDGIQRPPLRFPRGGHLLQFLSCLENGLLPHGQLDPPLWSQRGKGKVFPKLKKRVPLGSGSTESVSDKEEDEATDYVFRIIFPNSQSDFVPPPDLMDHGAALWQPSLRKSSCSSCSKGNFSDGAAHKGCNYERTPLKLLCDNMKYQIISRAFYGWLAYCRHLSTVRTHLSALVNHTIVAPNAPCDASGGLTADVWQTFLKDCTAYKEQELLRLVYFGGVDPSLRKEVWPFLLGHYQFGTSEEDRREVDEQMQASYEQTISEWLACEEVVREREKEQHAAALAKCSSVASVDSSSQRMTHHDSTVSNESHSSHSSDRESLARLQSDSSSSTQVFESVEELDQPESESKTEEAKQLPKMPNGAVQNESSSPDSGHPSSRNFSITSGLSDGSFSTEDSSAPDASQRSTAAPPMSQSSAKAAVGEAEALTIESQVASEEKDKGVKWNPGTQDSTKSGNVKKEGERFEDKDPKMNIKESPQKHVPLKTEEASKHKEKNVTPIKDMEKLNTTVTFSQDKEKSKSLKDCEEEQILGASISGGVHSSSQKDETQALTESDESPSAIEMEAIPKAKVSMAPWSRRGHCETSSFSEDSATPADLKQEVEKLSPEGTESILSEPEMESLYPPFDSLPADENTKNEVTSQGATGSPYSQELLDLYTLNLHRIEKDVQRCDRNYWYFTPANLEKLRNVMCSYIWRHLDIGYVQGMCDLLAPLLVILDDEAKAFSCFSKLMKRMNQNFPHGGAMDTHFANMRSLIQILDSELFELMHQNGDYTHFYFCYRWFLLDFKRELVYDDVFAVWETIWAAKYASSSHFVLFIALALVEVYRDIILENNMDFTDIIKFFNEMAEHHNIKQILTLARDLVCKVQILIENK, from the exons GTGAAGCAGATTATGGAGGAAGCTGTCACCAGGAAATTTGTTCATGAAGACAGCAGCCATATTGTGTCCTTTTGTG CTGCGGTGGAGGCATGTGTCCTGCATGGGCTCAAGCGGCGAGCGGCTGGCTTTCTGCGCAGCAACAAGATAGCAGCGCTCTTCATGAAGGTGGGCAAAAGCTTCCCCCCGGCGGAGGAGTTTTGCAGGAAGGCCCAGGAGTTGGAGCAGGTCATGGAGACAAA acGAAGTCAAAGCCTGCAGAGTCAAGACAGCCTTCGCAGGATGCCCCGGCTGCCGAGCCTCAACCCTCCTGGGGTCAAGAACCTGTGGATCAGGACGGCTCTGTTTGAGAAAGTGCTGGACAGGATTGTCCTTTACCTGGTGGAGAACAGCAG TAAATACTATGAGAAAGAAGCTATTCTGATGGACCCTGTGGATGGACCGATTCTGGCTTCGCTGTTAG TTGGACCCTGTGCTTTGGAGtacacaaagatgaagacagcTGATCACTTCTGGACCGACCCGTCTGCTGACGAGTTGGTTCAGAGACATCGCATCCACAGTGGCATCTGCAGGCAGGATTCTCCCACCAAGAGACCCGCGTTGTGT ATCCAGAAGCGacactccagcagcagcatggaTGAGCGCCCGTCGCCTTCCCCGTCAGCTCGAGAATATGTGGAGTCGCTTCATCAGAACAGCAGGGCCACGCTGCTTTTTGGCAAGAACAATGTGCTGGTGCAACCG AGGGATGACATGGAGGCTATCCCAGGTTACCTCTCTCTGCACCAAACTGCTGACATAATGACACTGAAGTGGACGCCCAATCAGCTCATGAACGGGTCTGTTGCAGACTTGGACTATGAACGCAG TGTATACTGGGACTATGCCATGACAATCAATTTAGAGGAAATAGTGTACTTGCACTGCCATCAACAAG TGGACAGTGGGGGGACGGTGGTGTTAGTCAGTCAGGATGGGATCCAAAGACCTCCACTTCGCTTCCCCAGAGGAGGACATTTGCTCCAGTTTCTGTCTTGTCTGGAGAACGGTCTGCTCCCTCACGGACAGCTGGACCCTCCTCTCTGGTCCCAGAGGGGAAAG GGGAAGGTGTTTCCCAAACTGAAGAAGAGAGTTCCTCTGGGATCTGGGTCCACAGAGTCAGTTTCTGACAAGGAGGAGGACGAAGCCACTGACTACGTCTTCCGCATCATCTTTCCAAACAGCCAGTCTGATTTTG TGCCTCCTCCAGATCTGATGGATCACGGAGCTGCCCTGTGGCAGCCTAGTCTCAGGAAGTCTTCGTGTTCCTCCTGCTCCAAGGGGAACTTCTCTGACGGCGCTGCGCACAAAGGGTGCAACTATGAGAg GACTCCTCTGAAGCTGCTGTGTGACAACATGAAATATCAGATCATCTCCAGGGCGTTTTATGGAT GGCTGGCGTACTGCCGCCACCTGTCCACCGTGCGTACGCATCTCTCCGCCCTCGTCAACCACACCATTGTGGCGCCTAACGCGCCCTGCGACGCCTCCGGGGGGCTCACCGCAGACGTTTGGCAGACATTTCTTAAGGACTGCACC GCCTACAAAGAGCAGGAGCTGCTCCGCTTGGTCTACTTCGGCGGCGTGGACCCCTCGCTGCGTAAAGAGGTGTGGCCTTTCCTGCTGGGTCATTACCAGTTTGGGACGTCAGAGGAGGACAGGAGGGAG GTGGATGAACAAATGCAGGCTTCCTACGAGCAAACCATCAGCGAGTGGTTGGCATGTGAGGAGGTTGTCCGCGAGCGAGAGAAGGAGCAGCACGCTGCCGCTTTGGCAAAGTGCTCCTCTGTGGCGAGCGTGGACAGCTCCAGTCAGAGGATGACCCATCATGACTCCACTGTGAGCAACGAG TCTCATTCATCTCACAGCTCAGACAGGGAGAGTCTGGCTCGCCTCCAGAGTGAttccagcagcagcacacaG GTGTTTGAGTCCGTAGAGGAGCTGGACCAGCCAGAGTCGGAGTCCAAGACTGAAGAGGCCAAACAGTTGCCGAAGATGCCCAACGGAGCTGTGCAAAACGAGTCAAGCTCTCCCGACTCTGGGCATCCTTCTTCACGAAACTTCTCCATCACCTCTGGCCTCTCAGACGGCTCCTTCAGCACAgaggacagctccgcacctgaTGCGTCCCAGAGATCCACAGCTGCGCCTCCGATGTCGCAGAGCTCTGCCAAAGCTGCAGTGGGAGAGGCTGAAGCGTTGACAATCGAAAGCCAGGTGGCGAGTGAAGAGAAGGACAAAGGCGTCAAATGGAATCCTGGAACACAGGACAGCACAAAGtctggaaatgtgaaaaaggaagGAGAACGTTTTGAAGATAAAGACCCAAAAATGAACATTAAAGAAAGTCCTCAGAAACATGTTCCACTGAAGACTGAGGAAGCTtccaaacacaaagaaaaaaacgtgACACCAATTAAAGATAtggaaaaattaaacacaaccGTCACATTTTctcaagataaagaaaaatcaaaaagtcTTAAGGATTGTGAGGAGGAACAGATTCTGGGCGCCTCAATATCAGGAGGAGTTCACAGCTCGTCTCAGAAAGACGAGACCCAGGCTTTGACTGAGTCTGATGAGTCTCCTTCAGCCATAGAAATGGAGGCGATCCCCAAGGCCAAGGTTTCCATGGCGCCCTGGAGCAGGAGAGGACACTGTGAGACTTCTTCCTTCTCTGAGGATTCAGCAACTCCTGCGGATCTGAAGCAGGAGGTAGAAAAGCTCAGTCCCGAAGGAACAGAGTCCATCCTGTCGGAGCCGGAGATGGAGAGCCTTTACCCTCCCTTCGACTCTCTTCCAGCCGAcgaaaacacaaagaatgaaGTGACCTCTCAGGGAGCAACTGGGAGCCCTTACTCT CAAGAGCTTTTGGATTTATACACACTAAATCTGCACCGCATTGAGAAAGATGTCCAGCGGTGTGACAGGAATTACTGGTATTTCACTCCAGCCAACCTGGAGAAGCTGCGCAACGTCATGTGCAG CTACATCTGGAGGCACCTGGACATCGGATACGTACAGGGAATGTGTGACCTGCTGGCTCCTCTTTTAGTCATTCTTGATGACG AGGCCAAAGCTTTCAGCTGTTTCAGTAAACTCATGAAGAGAATGAATCAGAACTTTCCACACGGAGGAGCCATGGATACTCACTTTGCGAACATGCGCTCTCTAATCCAG ATCCTGGATTCTGAGCTGTTTGAGCTCATGCACCAGAACGGAGACTACACCCACTTCTACTTCTGCTACCGCTGGTTTCTGCTCGACTTCAAACGAG AGCTGGTTTATGATGACGTGTTTGCTGTCTGGGAAACCATTTGGGCCGCCAAGTATGCCTCATCAAGTCACTTTGTGCTCTTCATTGCCCTTGCTCTGGTGGAGGTATACAGGGACATCATCCTGGAGAACAACATGGACTTCACAGACATCATCAAGTTCTTCAATG AGATGGCTGAGCACCACAACATCAAGCAGATTTTGACCCTGGCCAGAGATCTGGTGTGCAAAGTGCAGATACTGATAGAAAACAAGTGA
- the sgsm1a gene encoding small G protein signaling modulator 1 isoform X1, which translates to MATIMAEAETRQKLLRTVKKEVKQIMEEAVTRKFVHEDSSHIVSFCAAVEACVLHGLKRRAAGFLRSNKIAALFMKVGKSFPPAEEFCRKAQELEQVMETKRSQSLQSQDSLRRMPRLPSLNPPGVKNLWIRTALFEKVLDRIVLYLVENSSKYYEKEAILMDPVDGPILASLLVGPCALEYTKMKTADHFWTDPSADELVQRHRIHSGICRQDSPTKRPALCIQKRHSSSSMDERPSPSPSAREYVESLHQNSRATLLFGKNNVLVQPRDDMEAIPGYLSLHQTADIMTLKWTPNQLMNGSVADLDYERSVYWDYAMTINLEEIVYLHCHQQVDSGGTVVLVSQDGIQRPPLRFPRGGHLLQFLSCLENGLLPHGQLDPPLWSQRGKGKVFPKLKKRVPLGSGSTESVSDKEEDEATDYVFRIIFPNSQSDFVPPPDLMDHGAALWQPSLRKSSCSSCSKGNFSDGAAHKGCNYERTPLKLLCDNMKYQIISRAFYGWLAYCRHLSTVRTHLSALVNHTIVAPNAPCDASGGLTADVWQTFLKDCTAYKEQELLRLVYFGGVDPSLRKEVWPFLLGHYQFGTSEEDRREVDEQMQASYEQTISEWLACEEVVREREKEQHAAALAKCSSVASVDSSSQRMTHHDSTVSNESHSSHSSDRESLARLQSDSSSSTQFFTSSHPFPWSSLLPFGLFFQVFESVEELDQPESESKTEEAKQLPKMPNGAVQNESSSPDSGHPSSRNFSITSGLSDGSFSTEDSSAPDASQRSTAAPPMSQSSAKAAVGEAEALTIESQVASEEKDKGVKWNPGTQDSTKSGNVKKEGERFEDKDPKMNIKESPQKHVPLKTEEASKHKEKNVTPIKDMEKLNTTVTFSQDKEKSKSLKDCEEEQILGASISGGVHSSSQKDETQALTESDESPSAIEMEAIPKAKVSMAPWSRRGHCETSSFSEDSATPADLKQEVEKLSPEGTESILSEPEMESLYPPFDSLPADENTKNEVTSQGATGSPYSQELLDLYTLNLHRIEKDVQRCDRNYWYFTPANLEKLRNVMCSYIWRHLDIGYVQGMCDLLAPLLVILDDEAKAFSCFSKLMKRMNQNFPHGGAMDTHFANMRSLIQILDSELFELMHQNGDYTHFYFCYRWFLLDFKRELVYDDVFAVWETIWAAKYASSSHFVLFIALALVEVYRDIILENNMDFTDIIKFFNEMAEHHNIKQILTLARDLVCKVQILIENK; encoded by the exons GTGAAGCAGATTATGGAGGAAGCTGTCACCAGGAAATTTGTTCATGAAGACAGCAGCCATATTGTGTCCTTTTGTG CTGCGGTGGAGGCATGTGTCCTGCATGGGCTCAAGCGGCGAGCGGCTGGCTTTCTGCGCAGCAACAAGATAGCAGCGCTCTTCATGAAGGTGGGCAAAAGCTTCCCCCCGGCGGAGGAGTTTTGCAGGAAGGCCCAGGAGTTGGAGCAGGTCATGGAGACAAA acGAAGTCAAAGCCTGCAGAGTCAAGACAGCCTTCGCAGGATGCCCCGGCTGCCGAGCCTCAACCCTCCTGGGGTCAAGAACCTGTGGATCAGGACGGCTCTGTTTGAGAAAGTGCTGGACAGGATTGTCCTTTACCTGGTGGAGAACAGCAG TAAATACTATGAGAAAGAAGCTATTCTGATGGACCCTGTGGATGGACCGATTCTGGCTTCGCTGTTAG TTGGACCCTGTGCTTTGGAGtacacaaagatgaagacagcTGATCACTTCTGGACCGACCCGTCTGCTGACGAGTTGGTTCAGAGACATCGCATCCACAGTGGCATCTGCAGGCAGGATTCTCCCACCAAGAGACCCGCGTTGTGT ATCCAGAAGCGacactccagcagcagcatggaTGAGCGCCCGTCGCCTTCCCCGTCAGCTCGAGAATATGTGGAGTCGCTTCATCAGAACAGCAGGGCCACGCTGCTTTTTGGCAAGAACAATGTGCTGGTGCAACCG AGGGATGACATGGAGGCTATCCCAGGTTACCTCTCTCTGCACCAAACTGCTGACATAATGACACTGAAGTGGACGCCCAATCAGCTCATGAACGGGTCTGTTGCAGACTTGGACTATGAACGCAG TGTATACTGGGACTATGCCATGACAATCAATTTAGAGGAAATAGTGTACTTGCACTGCCATCAACAAG TGGACAGTGGGGGGACGGTGGTGTTAGTCAGTCAGGATGGGATCCAAAGACCTCCACTTCGCTTCCCCAGAGGAGGACATTTGCTCCAGTTTCTGTCTTGTCTGGAGAACGGTCTGCTCCCTCACGGACAGCTGGACCCTCCTCTCTGGTCCCAGAGGGGAAAG GGGAAGGTGTTTCCCAAACTGAAGAAGAGAGTTCCTCTGGGATCTGGGTCCACAGAGTCAGTTTCTGACAAGGAGGAGGACGAAGCCACTGACTACGTCTTCCGCATCATCTTTCCAAACAGCCAGTCTGATTTTG TGCCTCCTCCAGATCTGATGGATCACGGAGCTGCCCTGTGGCAGCCTAGTCTCAGGAAGTCTTCGTGTTCCTCCTGCTCCAAGGGGAACTTCTCTGACGGCGCTGCGCACAAAGGGTGCAACTATGAGAg GACTCCTCTGAAGCTGCTGTGTGACAACATGAAATATCAGATCATCTCCAGGGCGTTTTATGGAT GGCTGGCGTACTGCCGCCACCTGTCCACCGTGCGTACGCATCTCTCCGCCCTCGTCAACCACACCATTGTGGCGCCTAACGCGCCCTGCGACGCCTCCGGGGGGCTCACCGCAGACGTTTGGCAGACATTTCTTAAGGACTGCACC GCCTACAAAGAGCAGGAGCTGCTCCGCTTGGTCTACTTCGGCGGCGTGGACCCCTCGCTGCGTAAAGAGGTGTGGCCTTTCCTGCTGGGTCATTACCAGTTTGGGACGTCAGAGGAGGACAGGAGGGAG GTGGATGAACAAATGCAGGCTTCCTACGAGCAAACCATCAGCGAGTGGTTGGCATGTGAGGAGGTTGTCCGCGAGCGAGAGAAGGAGCAGCACGCTGCCGCTTTGGCAAAGTGCTCCTCTGTGGCGAGCGTGGACAGCTCCAGTCAGAGGATGACCCATCATGACTCCACTGTGAGCAACGAG TCTCATTCATCTCACAGCTCAGACAGGGAGAGTCTGGCTCGCCTCCAGAGTGAttccagcagcagcacacaG TTCTTCACATCCTCCCATCCCTTCCCCTGGAGTAGTCTGCTTCCCTTTGGCTTGTTCTTTCAGGTGTTTGAGTCCGTAGAGGAGCTGGACCAGCCAGAGTCGGAGTCCAAGACTGAAGAGGCCAAACAGTTGCCGAAGATGCCCAACGGAGCTGTGCAAAACGAGTCAAGCTCTCCCGACTCTGGGCATCCTTCTTCACGAAACTTCTCCATCACCTCTGGCCTCTCAGACGGCTCCTTCAGCACAgaggacagctccgcacctgaTGCGTCCCAGAGATCCACAGCTGCGCCTCCGATGTCGCAGAGCTCTGCCAAAGCTGCAGTGGGAGAGGCTGAAGCGTTGACAATCGAAAGCCAGGTGGCGAGTGAAGAGAAGGACAAAGGCGTCAAATGGAATCCTGGAACACAGGACAGCACAAAGtctggaaatgtgaaaaaggaagGAGAACGTTTTGAAGATAAAGACCCAAAAATGAACATTAAAGAAAGTCCTCAGAAACATGTTCCACTGAAGACTGAGGAAGCTtccaaacacaaagaaaaaaacgtgACACCAATTAAAGATAtggaaaaattaaacacaaccGTCACATTTTctcaagataaagaaaaatcaaaaagtcTTAAGGATTGTGAGGAGGAACAGATTCTGGGCGCCTCAATATCAGGAGGAGTTCACAGCTCGTCTCAGAAAGACGAGACCCAGGCTTTGACTGAGTCTGATGAGTCTCCTTCAGCCATAGAAATGGAGGCGATCCCCAAGGCCAAGGTTTCCATGGCGCCCTGGAGCAGGAGAGGACACTGTGAGACTTCTTCCTTCTCTGAGGATTCAGCAACTCCTGCGGATCTGAAGCAGGAGGTAGAAAAGCTCAGTCCCGAAGGAACAGAGTCCATCCTGTCGGAGCCGGAGATGGAGAGCCTTTACCCTCCCTTCGACTCTCTTCCAGCCGAcgaaaacacaaagaatgaaGTGACCTCTCAGGGAGCAACTGGGAGCCCTTACTCT CAAGAGCTTTTGGATTTATACACACTAAATCTGCACCGCATTGAGAAAGATGTCCAGCGGTGTGACAGGAATTACTGGTATTTCACTCCAGCCAACCTGGAGAAGCTGCGCAACGTCATGTGCAG CTACATCTGGAGGCACCTGGACATCGGATACGTACAGGGAATGTGTGACCTGCTGGCTCCTCTTTTAGTCATTCTTGATGACG AGGCCAAAGCTTTCAGCTGTTTCAGTAAACTCATGAAGAGAATGAATCAGAACTTTCCACACGGAGGAGCCATGGATACTCACTTTGCGAACATGCGCTCTCTAATCCAG ATCCTGGATTCTGAGCTGTTTGAGCTCATGCACCAGAACGGAGACTACACCCACTTCTACTTCTGCTACCGCTGGTTTCTGCTCGACTTCAAACGAG AGCTGGTTTATGATGACGTGTTTGCTGTCTGGGAAACCATTTGGGCCGCCAAGTATGCCTCATCAAGTCACTTTGTGCTCTTCATTGCCCTTGCTCTGGTGGAGGTATACAGGGACATCATCCTGGAGAACAACATGGACTTCACAGACATCATCAAGTTCTTCAATG AGATGGCTGAGCACCACAACATCAAGCAGATTTTGACCCTGGCCAGAGATCTGGTGTGCAAAGTGCAGATACTGATAGAAAACAAGTGA